A genomic region of bacterium contains the following coding sequences:
- a CDS encoding glycosyl hydrolase family 8, with translation MKSFFSHFKNLTASILLFVLSVSVLNAQAVNSGGGSVTFPHNNSYGGVYLPNGGPNATMNAAVSTNYIGWYTHYVTSSGTKRGGGTLAGALRVQRPDVGNDTVSEGIGYGMLIAVMMNDKTLFDGLWKYAVQWMPDSSNHYVMDWNLDNNGGIKGANGATDADEDMAMALLMADKIWGSGGAINYKAQWQNMINAIWSYEVGTGTIYSGDAYQYPLYSSYMEPAWFSCWNAYDAQGHNWNIPNNWIYGTFLPTVYNKYSQLGFMPNQVDSSLNATTNSGRPALEMGYDASRYPLRIGIDWLWNKSAGASIVTKFATTVQAGVGVNGANEIEEFWTVNSTPYGSPSGSNCNDLQIGGVLVASLSLANNATNQSYINNIYSTMMSRYPTCGSWTYFQDSVCFLAQLVATGNFPNIVCGTPPCGAQTCTPTPSPTPLACYMLDDVEDGNSMNRVNGYWFTFGYASVNNTPVATPQLYTFSGPSTIVYVGGATTGPAYSAYVTGSCAINGGSTNVYYGGLTQPETVYAGYSLATELTTGYQNLASAPTSMTNIAFYIKATSAPQTVRLNFYNPAVDPSNGGNANQYGFMIPITSANTWQYVTQPGSLAAGLAPESWGPASAMGTTLSYAQAMTHVTSLQWVAQAPVSGVTFAFWVDQVCLAGMGWNTPTPLPTSTPVVTIVPTDTPTRTVTNTATSTVTATPTRTPTFSPTNSPTNTVASTATNTATRTATTTPSNTPTLTSTSSPTNTATRTNTYTSTSTPSSTPTATLANTGTPTNTATHSGTPTSSSTPTRTATATLTATPSFTPTLTPTATLANTSTNTATRTATSTTTNSATQTATRTPSSTATDTGTPTITSTPTLSPTGTLSPSMTPTPSLTPTLTTTNTATSTATNSNTSTATLTATKTPTQTPTDTLASTATNTATRTASGTPTATLVNTATNTATGTASSTATGTATFTATNTLINTATNTATNTPTATASRTATSTSTNTLANTATNTATHTPTSTFTPTNTPTVTPTFTATPVIVAVANGSGAPSGNQLQGASNVPVIEVVLTNPSTTNVTMTSLTLTETGNPTSNILSVTLLKNGSPDGSPVGFSGSTATFSGLSDVIPLGGGSVTYTFQVNFSGTSTTGGYSFSLTGASGTNGQAASFNPLPLSGATITVVAPTSTPTASFTPTSSFTPTATATPTPFKENKPIVYPNPSDGGPVQVLPPPFTGTSDVKVQIFTTAFRKVQEQDYTDQAYGPLTVQMRDDWGTPLASGLYYVVVYTKSGKSVGKILVLR, from the coding sequence ATGAAATCGTTTTTCAGCCACTTCAAAAATTTAACCGCTTCGATCCTCTTATTCGTCCTTTCGGTCTCGGTCTTGAACGCCCAGGCGGTCAATTCCGGCGGCGGGTCGGTCACCTTTCCCCACAACAATTCCTATGGTGGGGTCTATCTCCCCAATGGCGGCCCGAACGCCACGATGAATGCGGCGGTCTCGACCAATTACATCGGCTGGTACACGCACTACGTGACCAGCAGCGGGACCAAGCGCGGGGGCGGGACCTTGGCGGGAGCCCTTCGCGTCCAGCGGCCCGACGTGGGAAACGATACGGTCTCCGAGGGTATCGGCTATGGGATGCTCATCGCCGTCATGATGAACGACAAGACCCTGTTCGATGGATTGTGGAAATACGCCGTGCAATGGATGCCCGACTCCAGCAATCATTATGTGATGGATTGGAATCTGGACAACAACGGCGGCATCAAGGGTGCCAACGGCGCTACCGACGCGGACGAGGACATGGCCATGGCCCTGCTCATGGCCGACAAGATATGGGGATCGGGCGGGGCGATTAATTACAAGGCCCAATGGCAGAACATGATCAACGCCATTTGGAGTTACGAGGTGGGTACCGGAACCATCTACTCGGGGGACGCCTACCAATATCCCCTTTACTCCAGCTACATGGAACCGGCTTGGTTCAGCTGCTGGAACGCCTACGACGCCCAGGGCCATAACTGGAACATTCCCAACAACTGGATCTACGGGACATTCCTGCCCACGGTCTACAATAAATATTCTCAACTGGGCTTCATGCCCAATCAGGTCGATTCCAGCCTGAACGCGACCACCAACTCCGGCCGTCCGGCCCTGGAGATGGGCTATGACGCCTCCCGCTATCCTTTGCGTATCGGTATCGACTGGCTTTGGAACAAAAGCGCCGGCGCTTCCATCGTGACCAAGTTCGCCACCACGGTACAGGCCGGGGTCGGGGTCAATGGCGCCAATGAGATCGAGGAGTTCTGGACGGTCAATTCCACCCCTTACGGCTCGCCGTCAGGGTCCAATTGTAATGATCTGCAGATCGGGGGCGTATTGGTGGCCTCCCTCTCCCTTGCGAACAACGCGACGAACCAGTCCTACATCAACAACATCTACAGCACCATGATGAGCCGTTACCCTACCTGTGGTTCCTGGACCTATTTCCAAGACTCGGTCTGCTTCCTCGCCCAACTGGTGGCCACGGGGAATTTCCCCAACATCGTGTGCGGCACGCCTCCTTGCGGGGCCCAGACCTGCACTCCGACCCCTTCGCCCACGCCCTTGGCCTGCTATATGCTCGACGACGTGGAGGATGGGAACAGCATGAACCGGGTGAACGGTTATTGGTTCACCTTTGGTTACGCCAGTGTGAACAACACGCCGGTCGCGACGCCCCAGCTTTACACCTTCTCCGGACCCTCCACGATCGTTTATGTCGGCGGGGCCACCACGGGCCCGGCCTACTCGGCCTATGTGACCGGTTCCTGCGCCATCAACGGCGGCTCGACCAACGTTTACTATGGCGGCTTGACACAGCCCGAAACGGTCTATGCCGGTTATTCCCTGGCCACCGAATTGACCACGGGTTATCAGAATCTCGCCAGTGCACCGACCTCCATGACCAACATCGCCTTTTATATCAAGGCTACCTCCGCGCCCCAGACCGTTCGGCTGAATTTTTATAACCCCGCCGTTGACCCATCGAATGGTGGGAACGCCAATCAATATGGCTTCATGATTCCAATTACTTCAGCCAACACATGGCAATATGTCACCCAGCCTGGATCGCTCGCGGCCGGACTTGCTCCGGAAAGTTGGGGCCCTGCTTCGGCCATGGGTACTACTCTGAGCTATGCCCAGGCGATGACCCATGTTACTTCCCTCCAATGGGTGGCCCAGGCCCCCGTGTCGGGCGTCACCTTCGCTTTCTGGGTCGACCAGGTCTGTCTGGCTGGAATGGGCTGGAACACTCCCACGCCTCTTCCGACCAGCACGCCGGTGGTGACCATTGTGCCCACCGACACACCGACCCGCACCGTCACTAATACCGCCACTTCGACCGTCACGGCCACACCCACGCGGACCCCCACTTTCAGCCCGACCAATAGCCCGACCAACACGGTCGCCAGCACGGCCACCAATACGGCGACCCGGACCGCCACCACCACCCCCAGCAATACCCCCACCTTGACGTCCACCAGTTCGCCGACCAATACGGCGACCCGGACGAATACCTACACCTCCACGAGCACCCCCTCATCCACTCCGACCGCCACCCTTGCCAACACCGGCACACCGACCAACACGGCCACTCATAGTGGGACACCGACCTCCAGCTCCACGCCTACCCGGACGGCCACGGCCACCTTGACCGCCACGCCTAGCTTCACCCCGACCCTGACCCCGACGGCGACCCTGGCGAACACCTCCACCAACACGGCGACCAGGACCGCCACTTCCACGACGACCAATAGCGCCACCCAAACGGCGACCCGCACGCCTTCTTCGACCGCCACGGATACGGGAACCCCCACCATTACATCGACCCCGACCCTCAGTCCGACCGGGACCTTGAGCCCCTCCATGACGCCGACGCCTTCCCTTACTCCCACCCTTACCACCACGAATACGGCAACCTCGACCGCCACGAACAGCAATACCTCCACTGCGACCCTTACCGCCACCAAGACACCGACCCAGACCCCCACCGATACTTTAGCGAGCACGGCGACCAATACCGCCACCCGGACAGCTTCGGGCACTCCCACCGCGACTTTGGTCAATACGGCCACTAACACAGCGACGGGCACAGCTTCCTCAACGGCCACCGGCACCGCCACCTTCACGGCCACCAATACCCTGATCAATACGGCGACCAATACCGCGACGAACACCCCGACAGCGACGGCCAGCCGGACCGCCACTTCCACGTCCACCAATACCTTGGCCAACACCGCGACCAATACCGCCACCCACACCCCGACTTCCACCTTTACACCCACGAATACACCGACCGTTACCCCCACCTTCACGGCGACGCCGGTCATCGTGGCAGTGGCGAACGGTTCGGGCGCACCCAGCGGCAATCAACTGCAAGGGGCTTCCAATGTACCGGTGATCGAGGTCGTGTTGACCAATCCCAGTACGACCAATGTGACCATGACCAGCCTGACCCTCACCGAGACGGGGAACCCGACCTCCAATATTCTTTCGGTGACCCTGCTCAAGAATGGTTCGCCGGATGGTTCACCGGTCGGATTCAGCGGTTCGACGGCCACCTTCAGCGGACTTTCCGACGTCATTCCCTTGGGTGGCGGTTCGGTGACCTATACCTTCCAGGTGAATTTCTCCGGGACCTCCACGACCGGTGGTTATTCCTTCAGCCTGACGGGCGCCTCCGGCACCAACGGACAGGCCGCCAGTTTCAATCCCCTGCCTTTGAGCGGAGCGACCATCACCGTGGTCGCACCGACTTCGACCCCGACGGCTTCCTTCACTCCGACCTCGTCCTTTACCCCGACGGCCACGGCCACCCCCACGCCTTTCAAGGAGAACAAGCCGATCGTCTATCCCAACCCCTCCGACGGAGGACCGGTCCAGGTCCTGCCACCTCCTTTCACGGGCACGTCGGACGTCAAGGTCCAGATCTTCACCACGGCCTTCCGGAAGGTTCAGGAACAGGATTACACCGATCAGGCCTATGGGCCCTTGACCGTTCAGATGCGTGACGATTGGGGAACGCCGTTGGCCAGCGGCCTTTATTACGTGGTCGTTTACACCAAGAGCGGGAAATCCGTCGGGAAGATCCTGGTCCTCCGATAA